AAGAACAAGAGCGAAACGCAGCGGGCGACGCTACAGGTTCCGCACGCTCGGGTACACTGCCCCGAGAACGAGACCGTAGACGACGTGGCCGACGAGGCTCATCGGATCGAAGTTCGGCAGCGGCGGTACTTCGGGGAAGCCGACGGCACCGAGCCAGATCGGCATCACGAACGCCGCGAGGACGACCCACAGGACAACCCCGTAGGCGACGCCGGCGGCGGCACTCCGGCCCGTCGACTCACCGAGGTTCGCCACGCCAGCGATTGCGGCGAAGACGACACCGAGAATCGCGCTGTTGGCCATGTGGATAACCCACCCTTCGAGGCCGCCGGAGAGCCCCCACAGTGCAGGGATGGCCATTTCGATGACGGGCGTCATCATCAGCGAGAGCATCATCCCCATCACCGCGCCGCCGACCAGTCCGGCGGCGACGCCGCCTTTCCACGAGCCGTGTTCAGTTATCGATGCAGTACCAGCGGCCGTTTCAGTTCGCGTCGACATCGCAACAGGATATTTGGTATGATTTGTCATAGCGGTGTTTCGGCGATGCGTCGCGCTCGCACCGCGGGGATAGCTTCATATATCAGAGATGACAGCGAGCAGTCACAGACGTCCGAGCCTTTTAACCCGGTGACGCGCAAGCGGGGAGTAGTGGCAGAGACGAACGGACACATGCGGTTCTTCCCGTACGAGGAGCCGTATCCGAACCAGCGGGCAGCGATGGACGGCATCGCCAACGCGTTCGCGCGCGAGCAGGACGTGCTCATCGAGGGCGCACCCGGCACGGGGAAGACGCTCTCGGCGCTCGTCCCCGCGCTGGAGTTCGCCCGTGAGAACGACAAGACGGTCGTCATCACGACGAACGTCCACCAGCAGATGCGCCAGTTCGTTGAGGACGCCCGCGCCATCACGCGCACCGAGCCGATTCGGGCGGTGGTGTTCCGCGGTAAGGCGTCGATGTGCCACATCGACGTGGGGTACGAGGAGTGTCAGAGCCTCCGCGACACGACCCGCTCCGTGGTCGAGAAGGAGGAGGACAGACAGCAGCTCAAACGCCGTCAGGAGCAGTTGCTCGAACAGAGCCGCGACGGCGACTCGGGGGCGGCGGAGGCCCGCAGCGCCGTCATGGACGAACTCGACCAGATCGGCGACGAACTGGACGACCTCCGCGAGACGAACGTCTGCGAGTACTACTACAACAACCTCGCCCGCGACACCGACGAGTTCTTCTCGTGGCTGTTCGACGACGTGCGCACGCCCGACGACGTGTACGAGTACGCCGACGAACGCCAGCTCTGCGGCTACGAGCTGTTGAAGGAGGGAATGGAGGGCGTCGACCTCGTCGTCTGCAACTACCACCACCTGCTCGACCCGATGATCCGCGAGCAGTTCTTCAGATGGCTGGACCGCGACCCCGGTGACGTGATAACTGTCTTCGACGAGGCGCACAACATCGAAGGTGCGGCGCGCGACCACGCGAGCAGGACGCTCACGGAGAACACTATCGAGAGCGCGCTCTCCGAACTGGAGGAGGCCGATGACTCCCGCGCCGAACCCGCCGCGAATGTCTTCGAAACGTTCCTCGACGCGCTCCGGCGAACCTACGACGAGAGCTTCGGCTTCGGCGAGCGCGAGCAAGTGGGAGAAAACTGGTCCGATGTCGGCATCGCCAACCCGGACCGCCGCGACGACCTGACGCTCGAATTCCTCCAGAGCTACGAGGGCCGCGGCATCGACGCGGAACTCGAACTCGCACTCCAGTTGGGCAAGTCTCTCGACGAGCAGTACGAGCAGGCGTACAAAGACGGCGAGACGACGACCAGAAAAGAGTGCCAGACCCTGCAGACGGCGACGTTCCTCTCGTCGTGGATTGAGGACGGGACGAAACTCGGCCAGCATCCGATGGTCTCGGTGCGCCGCGATAGCGGCACCGACGAGATCTACGGCCGCGCTGAACTGTACACCTGCATCCCGCGGCAGGTGACCGAGTCGCTGTTCGACGAAGTCCACGCGAGCGTGCTGATGAGCGCGACGCTCCGCCCCTTTGACGTCACTGAGGACGTGCTCGGCATCGAGAACGCCGTCACGCTCGCCTACGGGATGGAGTATCCCGAGGAGAACCGCCGGACGTTCGCGGTGCAGACGCCCGCGCTCTTCGCGAAGGAGCGAAACGAGGAGTCGACGCAGGAGGTCGTCGCGGGCGTGCTCTCGGACGCGATTCGGTTCACGCCGGGCAACACGCTCATCTTCTTCCCCTCGTACGCCGAGGCCCAGCGTTACTACGAGATTCTCGGCGGCAGTGGCCTCGACGGCGCGTCGCTCGGTTCGCTCATGCTCGACGAGGCGGGCACTCGGACCGAGGACCTCCGCCAGCGGTTCGTATCGAGCGACAACGCGGCGCTGTTCACCTCGCTGTGGGGGACGCTCGCCGAGGGCGTGAGCTTCGACGGCGACGACGCCCGGACCGTGCTCGTCGTCGGCGTCCCCTATCCGCACCTCTCCGAGCGAATGGAGGCGGTGCAGGACGCCTACGACCGGGCGTACGCCGACAGAGGCAGAGACCCCGGGTGGCGCTACGCCGTCGAGATTCCGACGATTCGCAAGACGCGGCAGGCGCTCGGACGGGTCATCCGCTCGCCCGAGGACTTCGGAGTTCGCGCGCTCGTGGACAAGCGCTACACCTCGGCGAGCGACACGATGGGCAAGTACGGCGTCCGCGACACGTTCCCGCCGGAAGAGCGGCGGGAACTCATCGACGTCGGCCCGGAGAAGTTGAAGTTCGCGATGCTGAACTTCTACGCCGGACACGACGCTTACGACGGAGAACCACCGAGTCCCTAACGCACCGATTCAGTCGACAGAGCGCGTCAGAAGTGTGTTCGTACGAACCCTTATCCGCGCTCCATTCCAAGCCGGGATATGCGACCGCGACCCCCGGGTCCCCGCGGCGTCCCGCTGTTCGGCAGCAGCCAGCAGTACGCGAGAGACCCCTTCAGTTTCCTCACCGCCTGCGCCGACGCCTACGGCGACGTGGTCCACTTCGACCTCGGTCCGCTCGAGACGTACATGCTCACCAACCCCGACGACATCGAGCGGGTGCTGGTGAGCGAGGCGAACAAGTACCGAAAACCCCGCTTTCAGGACGACGCTATCGGAGATCTGCTCGGCGAAGGGTTGCTGATGAGCGAGGGCGAGACCTGGCGCGAACAGCGCGAGTTGGCGCAACCGGCGTTCAACATGCAGCGCATCGCCTCCCTCGACGAGACGATGACGGCGTACACCGAGTCGATGCTCGCCGACTGGCGCGACGGCGAGACGTTCGACGTCCAGATAGAGATGGCCAGATTGACGGTCAAGATCATCGTCGAAGCGATGTTCGGGTCGACAGCGGGCGACGAACGCGTCCAGCGAGTGCAGGAACACCTCGAACCGCTCGGCGCGCGCTTCGAACCTGACCCGCGGCGTTTTCTCGTCCCCGACTGGGCACCGACGCGGGAGAACCGCGAGTACCGCGACGCCATCGAAGTGCTCGAAGCCATCATCGACGACATCGTCGCCGAGCGCCGCGGCACCGAGAACGAGCCGAC
This genomic stretch from Haloprofundus salilacus harbors:
- a CDS encoding histidine kinase; amino-acid sequence: MSTRTETAAGTASITEHGSWKGGVAAGLVGGAVMGMMLSLMMTPVIEMAIPALWGLSGGLEGWVIHMANSAILGVVFAAIAGVANLGESTGRSAAAGVAYGVVLWVVLAAFVMPIWLGAVGFPEVPPLPNFDPMSLVGHVVYGLVLGAVYPSVRNL
- a CDS encoding ATP-dependent DNA helicase, with the protein product MRFFPYEEPYPNQRAAMDGIANAFAREQDVLIEGAPGTGKTLSALVPALEFARENDKTVVITTNVHQQMRQFVEDARAITRTEPIRAVVFRGKASMCHIDVGYEECQSLRDTTRSVVEKEEDRQQLKRRQEQLLEQSRDGDSGAAEARSAVMDELDQIGDELDDLRETNVCEYYYNNLARDTDEFFSWLFDDVRTPDDVYEYADERQLCGYELLKEGMEGVDLVVCNYHHLLDPMIREQFFRWLDRDPGDVITVFDEAHNIEGAARDHASRTLTENTIESALSELEEADDSRAEPAANVFETFLDALRRTYDESFGFGEREQVGENWSDVGIANPDRRDDLTLEFLQSYEGRGIDAELELALQLGKSLDEQYEQAYKDGETTTRKECQTLQTATFLSSWIEDGTKLGQHPMVSVRRDSGTDEIYGRAELYTCIPRQVTESLFDEVHASVLMSATLRPFDVTEDVLGIENAVTLAYGMEYPEENRRTFAVQTPALFAKERNEESTQEVVAGVLSDAIRFTPGNTLIFFPSYAEAQRYYEILGGSGLDGASLGSLMLDEAGTRTEDLRQRFVSSDNAALFTSLWGTLAEGVSFDGDDARTVLVVGVPYPHLSERMEAVQDAYDRAYADRGRDPGWRYAVEIPTIRKTRQALGRVIRSPEDFGVRALVDKRYTSASDTMGKYGVRDTFPPEERRELIDVGPEKLKFAMLNFYAGHDAYDGEPPSP